A window of Piliocolobus tephrosceles isolate RC106 chromosome 13, ASM277652v3, whole genome shotgun sequence contains these coding sequences:
- the FAM160A2 gene encoding FTS and Hook-interacting protein isoform X1, whose protein sequence is MERMNWLSRLASRGPGHRIPQGANLQTPVMADPETCLMVFKNHWSQVVRILERQGPRAAPGGADDLSAVRNHTYQMLTLLAEDRAVPSAPTGPGPLLEFALHEDLLTRVLTWQLQWDELGDGVEERRAEQLKLFEMLVSEARQPLLRHGPVREALLTLLDACGRPVPSSPALDEGLVLLLSQLCVCVAQEPSLLEFFLQPPPEPGAAPRLLLFSRLVPFVHREGTLGQQARDALLLLMALSAGSPTVGRYIADHSYFCPVLATGLSALYSSLPRKIEVPGDDWHCLRREDWLGVPALALFMSSLEFCNAVIQVAHPLVQKQLVDYIHNGFLVPVMGPALHKTSVEEMIASTAYLELFLRSISEPALLRTFLRFLLLHRHDTHTILDTLVARIGSNSRLCMVSLSLFRTLLNLSCEDVLLQLVLRYLVPCNHVMLSQKPAVRDVDLYGRAADKFLSLIPRCCRHHAPSPPRPEHASWARGGPSRETGRREDITGPGSPSVDSSSVVTVPRPSTPSRLALFLRQQSLGGSESPGPAPCSPGLSASPASSPGRWPTPAEEPGELEDNYLEYLREARRGVDRCVRACRTWSAPYDGERPSPEPSPFGSRTKKRSLLPEEDRNNVGEGEKEELGNRGLAGGAGEGPGHLPPPQLNGVPGSWPEGAKKVRLVPKEGVGELLEGTSEGMAGLEGFGQELRELEVALSNGGTGSESPLEPPLPLEEEEAYESFTCPPEPPGPFLSSPLRTLNQLPSQPFTGPFMAVLFAKLENMLQNSVYVNFLLTGLVAQLACHPQPLLRSFLLNTNMVFQPSVKSLLQVLGSVKNKIENFAASQEDFPALLSKAKKYLIARGKLDWAEGPAGGPAPRRSDPLVKSRRPSLGELLLRHAHSPTRARQAAQLVLQPGRDGAGLGLSGGSPGASTPVLPARGGAPERQGEALRVKNAVYCAVIFPEFLKELAAISQAHAVTSPFLLETSEEGAGPLISGYGPLNP, encoded by the exons ATGGAGAGGATGAATTGGCTGAGCAGACTGGCCTCCCGGGGCCCTGGGCACCGTATACCTCAAGGGGCCAATCTCCAAACCCCAGTCATGGCTGACCCTGAGACCTGCCTCATGGTCTTCAAGAATCACTGGTCCCAG GTGGTGCGAATCCTGGAGCGGCAAGGCCCTCGGGCAGCACCTGGGGGTGCAGATGATCTCAGTGCTGTGCGCAACCACACTTACCAGATGTTGACACTGCTGGCAGAGGATCGTGCAGTTCCTTCGGCCCCCACAGGCCCTGGCCCCCTGCTGGAGTTTGCTCTGCACGAGGATCTGCTGACCCGTGTGTTGACATGGCAGCTGCAATGGGATGAGCTTGGGGATGGGGTCGAGGAACGGCGGGCTGAGCAACTGAAACTATTCGAGATGCTAGTGAGCGAAGCTCGCCAGCCACTGTTGCGGCATGGTCCAGTTCGTGAGGCTCTGCTCACTCTGCTGGATGCCTGTGGCCGCCCTGTGCCCAGTAGTCCAGCATTGGATGAAGGCCTGGTGCTGCTTCTCAGCcagctgtgtgtttgtgtggccCAGGAGCCTTCATTGCTCGAGTTCTTCCTGCAGCCACCTCCTGAGCCTGGAGCTGCTCCCcgtcttcttctcttttctcgcCTTGTCCCTTTTGTGCATCGAGAGGGCACCTTGGGCCAGCAGGCCCGTGATGCCCTACTTCTTCTCATGGCTTTGTCAGCTGGGAGCCCCACTGTGGGCCGCTACATCGCGGATCACTCTTACTTCTGCCCG GTGCTGGCCACAGGGCTCAGTGCCCTGTACTCATCACTGCCTCGAAAGATTGAGGTTCCAGGGGATGATTGGCACTGTCTGCGACGGGAAGACTGGCTAGGAGTGCCAGCCCTTGCACTCTTCATGAGTTCCCTAGAGTTCTGCAATGCAGTAATTCAG GTGGCTCACCCCCTGGTGCAGAAGCAGTTGGTTGATTATATCCATAATGGGTTCCTGGTGCCTGTCATGGGTCCTGCCTTGCACAAG ACCTCTGTGGAGGAGATGATCGCCAGTACCGCCTATCTGGAACTTTTCCTACGGAGTATCTCAGAGCCTGCTTTGCTCCGTACCTTCCTGCGATTCCTGTTGTTGCACCGGCATGACACCCACACCATCCTCGACACCCTTGTTGCCCGTATTGGCAGCAACTCCCGG CTCTGCATGGTCTCTCTGAGTCTCTTCAGGACCCTCCTGAACCTCAGCTGTGAGGATGTCCTGCTGCAGCTGGTTCTCAG GTATCTTGTCCCATGTAACCACGTTATGCTGAGCCAGAAGCCAGCTGTGCGTGATGTAGACCTATATGGACGAGCAGCTGACAAGTTTCTCTCCCTAATCCCTCGCTGTTGTCGGCACCACGCCCCCAGCCCACCTCGTCCAGAGCATGCCTCATGGGCACGAGGTGGGCCTagcagagagacagggagaagggaggaCATCACGG GTCCTGGAAGCCCAAGTGTGGACTCCTCTTCTGTGGTGACAGTACCCCGGCCCTCCACACCATCTCGTCTGGCTCTCTTCCTGCGGCAGCAGAGCCTGGGTGGCTCTGAgtctccaggcccagccccttGCTCACCAGGGCTTTCTGCATCCCCAGCCTCCAGCCCTGGCCGATGGCCTACCCCTGCAGAGGAGCCTGGAGAGCTGGAAGACAATTACCTGGAGTATCTGCGTGAGGCACGTCGTGGTGTGGACCGCTGTGTCCGAGCCTGTCGTACCTGGTCTGCCCCCTATGATGGCGAGCGGCCCTCTCCTGAGCCCAGTCCTTTTGGCTCCCGGACTAAGAAACGCAGCCTACTGCCTGAGGAGGACAGGAACAatgtgggggaaggggagaaggaagagctGGGGAATAGAGGGCTGGCTGGGGGTGCAGGGGAGGGCCCTGGTcacctgccccctccccagctcAACGGAGTGCCAGGATCATGGCCTGAGGGGGCCAAGAAGGTTCGTCTGGTGCCAAAGGAGGGAGTTGGGGAACTGCTAGAGGGCACCTCTGAGGGCATGGCAGGACTAGAGGGCTTTGGGCAGGAGCTCCGGGAGCTAGAGGTGGCATTGAGCAATGGGGGAACTGGCTCAGAGTCCCCCTTAGAACCTCCACTGCCccttgaggaggaggaggcctaTGAGAGCTTCACTTGTCCCCCTGAGCCCCCTGGCCCCTTCCTCAGCAGCCCTTTACGGACTCTCAACCAACTGCCAAGCCAGCCCTTCACTG GCCCCTTCATGGCTGTGCTCTTTGCCAAACTCGAGAACATGCTGCAGAACTCCGTCTATGTCAACTTCCTGCTGACGGGGCTGGTGGCCCAGCTGGCCTGtcacccccagcccctgctccGCTCTTTCCTGCTCAACACCAACATGGTCTTCCAGCCCAGTGTCAAGTCCCTGCTGCAG GTGCTGGGCTCTGTGAAGAATAAGATTGAGAACTTTGCGGCTTCCCAGGAGGACTTCCCAGCACTGCTATCCAAAGCCAAGAAGTACCTCATTGCCCGTGGCAAGTTGGACTGGGCTGAGGGCCCTGCAGGAGGACCTGCCCCGCGCCGTTCTGATCCCCTAG TGAAGAGCCGGAGGCCATCCTTGGGGGAGTTACTCCTGCGGCATGCACACAGTCCAACCAGGGCCCGGCAGGCGGCACAATTGGTccttcagcctgggcgagacgGAGCAGGACTTGGCCTAAGTGGGGGCTCCCCTGGGGCTTCAACTCCAGTTCTACCTGCCCGGGGCGGGGCCCCTGAACGCCAAGGTGAGGCTCTTCGAGTCAAGAATGCTGTCTACTGTGCAGTCATTTTCCCTGAATTTCTCAAGGAGTTGGCTGccatctcccaggctcatgccGTCACCTCGCCTTTCTTGTTGGAGACTTCAGAGGAAGGAGCTGGCCCTCTCATCTCAGGCTATGGGCCCCTCAATCCTTAA
- the FAM160A2 gene encoding FTS and Hook-interacting protein isoform X2 encodes MERMNWLSRLASRGPGHRIPQGANLQTPVMADPETCLMVFKNHWSQVVRILERQGPRAAPGGADDLSAVRNHTYQMLTLLAEDRAVPSAPTGPGPLLEFALHEDLLTRVLTWQLQWDELGDGVEERRAEQLKLFEMLVSEARQPLLRHGPVREALLTLLDACGRPVPSSPALDEGLVLLLSQLCVCVAQEPSLLEFFLQPPPEPGAAPRLLLFSRLVPFVHREGTLGQQARDALLLLMALSAGSPTVGRYIADHSYFCPVLATGLSALYSSLPRKIEVPGDDWHCLRREDWLGVPALALFMSSLEFCNAVIQVAHPLVQKQLVDYIHNGFLVPVMGPALHKTSVEEMIASTAYLELFLRSISEPALLRTFLRFLLLHRHDTHTILDTLVARIGSNSRLCMVSLSLFRTLLNLSCEDVLLQLVLRYLVPCNHVMLSQKPAVRDVDLYGRAADKFLSLIPRCCRHHAPSPPRPEHASWARGPGSPSVDSSSVVTVPRPSTPSRLALFLRQQSLGGSESPGPAPCSPGLSASPASSPGRWPTPAEEPGELEDNYLEYLREARRGVDRCVRACRTWSAPYDGERPSPEPSPFGSRTKKRSLLPEEDRNNVGEGEKEELGNRGLAGGAGEGPGHLPPPQLNGVPGSWPEGAKKVRLVPKEGVGELLEGTSEGMAGLEGFGQELRELEVALSNGGTGSESPLEPPLPLEEEEAYESFTCPPEPPGPFLSSPLRTLNQLPSQPFTGPFMAVLFAKLENMLQNSVYVNFLLTGLVAQLACHPQPLLRSFLLNTNMVFQPSVKSLLQVLGSVKNKIENFAASQEDFPALLSKAKKYLIARGKLDWAEGPAGGPAPRRSDPLVKSRRPSLGELLLRHAHSPTRARQAAQLVLQPGRDGAGLGLSGGSPGASTPVLPARGGAPERQGEALRVKNAVYCAVIFPEFLKELAAISQAHAVTSPFLLETSEEGAGPLISGYGPLNP; translated from the exons ATGGAGAGGATGAATTGGCTGAGCAGACTGGCCTCCCGGGGCCCTGGGCACCGTATACCTCAAGGGGCCAATCTCCAAACCCCAGTCATGGCTGACCCTGAGACCTGCCTCATGGTCTTCAAGAATCACTGGTCCCAG GTGGTGCGAATCCTGGAGCGGCAAGGCCCTCGGGCAGCACCTGGGGGTGCAGATGATCTCAGTGCTGTGCGCAACCACACTTACCAGATGTTGACACTGCTGGCAGAGGATCGTGCAGTTCCTTCGGCCCCCACAGGCCCTGGCCCCCTGCTGGAGTTTGCTCTGCACGAGGATCTGCTGACCCGTGTGTTGACATGGCAGCTGCAATGGGATGAGCTTGGGGATGGGGTCGAGGAACGGCGGGCTGAGCAACTGAAACTATTCGAGATGCTAGTGAGCGAAGCTCGCCAGCCACTGTTGCGGCATGGTCCAGTTCGTGAGGCTCTGCTCACTCTGCTGGATGCCTGTGGCCGCCCTGTGCCCAGTAGTCCAGCATTGGATGAAGGCCTGGTGCTGCTTCTCAGCcagctgtgtgtttgtgtggccCAGGAGCCTTCATTGCTCGAGTTCTTCCTGCAGCCACCTCCTGAGCCTGGAGCTGCTCCCcgtcttcttctcttttctcgcCTTGTCCCTTTTGTGCATCGAGAGGGCACCTTGGGCCAGCAGGCCCGTGATGCCCTACTTCTTCTCATGGCTTTGTCAGCTGGGAGCCCCACTGTGGGCCGCTACATCGCGGATCACTCTTACTTCTGCCCG GTGCTGGCCACAGGGCTCAGTGCCCTGTACTCATCACTGCCTCGAAAGATTGAGGTTCCAGGGGATGATTGGCACTGTCTGCGACGGGAAGACTGGCTAGGAGTGCCAGCCCTTGCACTCTTCATGAGTTCCCTAGAGTTCTGCAATGCAGTAATTCAG GTGGCTCACCCCCTGGTGCAGAAGCAGTTGGTTGATTATATCCATAATGGGTTCCTGGTGCCTGTCATGGGTCCTGCCTTGCACAAG ACCTCTGTGGAGGAGATGATCGCCAGTACCGCCTATCTGGAACTTTTCCTACGGAGTATCTCAGAGCCTGCTTTGCTCCGTACCTTCCTGCGATTCCTGTTGTTGCACCGGCATGACACCCACACCATCCTCGACACCCTTGTTGCCCGTATTGGCAGCAACTCCCGG CTCTGCATGGTCTCTCTGAGTCTCTTCAGGACCCTCCTGAACCTCAGCTGTGAGGATGTCCTGCTGCAGCTGGTTCTCAG GTATCTTGTCCCATGTAACCACGTTATGCTGAGCCAGAAGCCAGCTGTGCGTGATGTAGACCTATATGGACGAGCAGCTGACAAGTTTCTCTCCCTAATCCCTCGCTGTTGTCGGCACCACGCCCCCAGCCCACCTCGTCCAGAGCATGCCTCATGGGCACGAG GTCCTGGAAGCCCAAGTGTGGACTCCTCTTCTGTGGTGACAGTACCCCGGCCCTCCACACCATCTCGTCTGGCTCTCTTCCTGCGGCAGCAGAGCCTGGGTGGCTCTGAgtctccaggcccagccccttGCTCACCAGGGCTTTCTGCATCCCCAGCCTCCAGCCCTGGCCGATGGCCTACCCCTGCAGAGGAGCCTGGAGAGCTGGAAGACAATTACCTGGAGTATCTGCGTGAGGCACGTCGTGGTGTGGACCGCTGTGTCCGAGCCTGTCGTACCTGGTCTGCCCCCTATGATGGCGAGCGGCCCTCTCCTGAGCCCAGTCCTTTTGGCTCCCGGACTAAGAAACGCAGCCTACTGCCTGAGGAGGACAGGAACAatgtgggggaaggggagaaggaagagctGGGGAATAGAGGGCTGGCTGGGGGTGCAGGGGAGGGCCCTGGTcacctgccccctccccagctcAACGGAGTGCCAGGATCATGGCCTGAGGGGGCCAAGAAGGTTCGTCTGGTGCCAAAGGAGGGAGTTGGGGAACTGCTAGAGGGCACCTCTGAGGGCATGGCAGGACTAGAGGGCTTTGGGCAGGAGCTCCGGGAGCTAGAGGTGGCATTGAGCAATGGGGGAACTGGCTCAGAGTCCCCCTTAGAACCTCCACTGCCccttgaggaggaggaggcctaTGAGAGCTTCACTTGTCCCCCTGAGCCCCCTGGCCCCTTCCTCAGCAGCCCTTTACGGACTCTCAACCAACTGCCAAGCCAGCCCTTCACTG GCCCCTTCATGGCTGTGCTCTTTGCCAAACTCGAGAACATGCTGCAGAACTCCGTCTATGTCAACTTCCTGCTGACGGGGCTGGTGGCCCAGCTGGCCTGtcacccccagcccctgctccGCTCTTTCCTGCTCAACACCAACATGGTCTTCCAGCCCAGTGTCAAGTCCCTGCTGCAG GTGCTGGGCTCTGTGAAGAATAAGATTGAGAACTTTGCGGCTTCCCAGGAGGACTTCCCAGCACTGCTATCCAAAGCCAAGAAGTACCTCATTGCCCGTGGCAAGTTGGACTGGGCTGAGGGCCCTGCAGGAGGACCTGCCCCGCGCCGTTCTGATCCCCTAG TGAAGAGCCGGAGGCCATCCTTGGGGGAGTTACTCCTGCGGCATGCACACAGTCCAACCAGGGCCCGGCAGGCGGCACAATTGGTccttcagcctgggcgagacgGAGCAGGACTTGGCCTAAGTGGGGGCTCCCCTGGGGCTTCAACTCCAGTTCTACCTGCCCGGGGCGGGGCCCCTGAACGCCAAGGTGAGGCTCTTCGAGTCAAGAATGCTGTCTACTGTGCAGTCATTTTCCCTGAATTTCTCAAGGAGTTGGCTGccatctcccaggctcatgccGTCACCTCGCCTTTCTTGTTGGAGACTTCAGAGGAAGGAGCTGGCCCTCTCATCTCAGGCTATGGGCCCCTCAATCCTTAA
- the C13H11orf42 gene encoding uncharacterized protein C11orf42 homolog, translating into MLVGTPHLLTLDEADATWTLIKDKVIEEHFGPNAVAVPFLSDAACYDLLGVLVKQSRPAHTRLALPGRQGRRALKPVGPLPSLLEQAGSEGAFAHCTREYSPNGQAEIAYEEMRMLDGQPCKIRLHMGGLRKKVAFLLLPPGQVSLQQTLSWLRSTHSIYVIYQVFSCSWLQLGLMPTAHEPQLLRLHRSLPVAFSCLKFSLQSKGVLGPQKPLTKDPLLHGANWVRPNLSIMPPLAPTSAPADTPEAADVPPPVPAPPTPPPQEGPEGKPTRFSYKRRNPFRRGPQMLSENWLFSPRSPPPGAQGGGPRDPDGHSMSLPLLQGLSSEFDSDD; encoded by the exons GTCATCGAGGAGCACTTTGGGCCCAATGCAGTAGCAGTACCTTTCCTGTCAGATGCAGCCTGCTATGACCTACTGGGTGTGCTGGTAAAACAGTCCCGCCCAGCCCATACCCGCCTGGCTTTGCCAGGTCGGCAGGGTCGGAGGGCACTGAAACCAGTGGGGCCACTACCAAGCCTCCTGGAGCAGGCAGGATCTGAGGGTGCCTTCGCCCACTGCACTCGGGAATACTCACCAAATGGCCAAGCAGAGATAGCCTATGAAGAGATGCGAATGTTGGATGGGCAGCCATGCAAGATCCGCCTACATATGGGTGGCCTGCGCAAGAAGGTTGCCTTCCTGTTGCTGCCACCAGGCCAGGTGAGCCTACAGCAGACTCTTTCCTGGCTCCGAAGCACCCACAGCATCTATGTCATCTACCAGGTCTTCTCTTGTTCCTGGCTGCAGCTGGGGCTGATGCCTACAGCCCATGAGCCCCAGCTCCTCCGGCTACATCGGTCATTACCTGTtgccttctcctgcctcaagttTTCACTGCAGTCCAAGGGCGTGCTGGGACCACAGAAGCCTCTGACTAAAGACCCATTGCTCCATGGGGCCAACTGGGTCAGAcccaacctcagcatcatgcCACCTCTGGCCCCCACATCAGCACCTGCTGATACACCTGAAGCTGCTGATGTGCCCCCACCTGTCCCAGCTCCGCCTACACCACCTCCCCAGGAAGGGCCAGAGGGCAAACCCACCAGATTCTCCTACAAGCGCCGAAACCCCTTCCGAAGGGGGCCCCAGATGCTGTCAG AGAACTGGCTCTTCAGTCCCCGCAGCCCTCCACCAGGAGCCCAGGGTGGGGGCCCCAGGGACCCCGACGGGCACTCCATGTCCCTGCCCCTGCTGCAGGGTCTATCCTCGGAGTTCGACAGCGACGACTGA